From the genome of Biomphalaria glabrata chromosome 1, xgBioGlab47.1, whole genome shotgun sequence, one region includes:
- the LOC129924231 gene encoding reticulocyte-binding protein homolog 2a-like isoform X1 produces METRLTVRSQFISDGRAMGYEGERLEKYVKERKAEYDRDKEVAKAEEEARFERQEKLKKEAKAEEEARKKEAKAEEEARKKEEEERFERDEKAKREEHERWKERDAKESIKRKEELELARLKEKSAPEAGGAAGQTGDVRYKNVLDRLDKSFQGMKDDDDLLAYLTHFEAVAARCKIERKEWSLLLSYKLTTALRNFMLRDSLFLSENYEEVKTALLRHADINAETCRKRFHRVRPSQNDFRRYVTELKTALDNWCKMAEVGKTVEELKDLLIKDRILESVSSRVYRQLVLNKHRTVENMLEVIEGFKVAGSDEPICKEESVYVAAACCEPVGKRKVIVCFSCGEKGHNSTECRKGVSPSNEIDVEDVNSNDIISDQDQRSRHR; encoded by the coding sequence ATGGAAACCAGGTTAACGGTAAGGTCACAGTTTATTAGTGATGGCCGTGCTATGGGGTACGAAGGGGAAAGGCTAGAGAAATATGTGAAGGAACGGAAAGCTGAATATGATAGAGATAAGGAAGTCGCGAAGGCAGAGGAAGAGGCTAGGTTTGAGCGGCAGGAGAAGTTGaagaaagaggcgaaggcagaagaagaggctagaaagaaagaggcgaaggcagaagaagaggctaggaagaaagaggaagaagagaGATTTGAACGTGATGAGAAGGCCAAACGCGAGGAGCACGAAAGATGGAAGGAAAGAGATGCCAAGGAGTCAATCAAGAGGAAAGAGGAGTTAGAACTGGCTAGGCTTAAAGAAAAGTCTGCGCCAGAGGCAGGCGGGGCGGCAGGACAGACAGGGGATGTGCGATACAAGAATGTCTTAGACAGGCTTGACAAGAGTTTCCAGGGAATGAAAGATGACGACGACCTCCTAGCTTACCTAACACACTTTGAGGCCGTTGCAGCAAGGtgcaaaatagagagaaaagagtggTCTTTGCTGTTGTCATATAAACTGACCACCGCACTCAGAAACTTCATGCTAAGGGACAGTCTGTTCCTTAGCGAGAATTATGAAGAAGTCAAGACTGCACTTCTTCGCCATGCAGATATCAACGCGGAAACCTGCCGCAAAAGATTCCATCGCGTGAGACCTAGTCAAAATGACTTTAGGAGATATGTAACAGAATTGAAAACGGCCTTAGACAATTGGTGCAAGATGGCCGAAGTCGGTAAAACAGTGGAGGAGTTAAAAGATCTGTTGATCAAAGATAGGATCTTAGAAAGCGTATCGAGTCGTGTATACAGGCAACTGGTTTTGAACAAGCACAGAACAGTAGAGAACATGCTGGAAGTTATAGAAGGCTTTAAGGTTGCTGGGTCAGATGAGCCGATTTGTAAGGAAGAGAGTGTATATGTGGCGGCAGCATGTTGTGAACCTGTGGGTAAAAGGAAGGTAATTGTGTGTTTCAGTTGTGGTGAAAAGGGGCATAATTCAACCGAGTGCCGTAAAGGTGTTTCCCCGTCTAACGAGATTGATGTTGAAGATGTGAACTCTAATGATATTATCAGCGATCAAGATCAAAGGTCAAGACATAGATGA
- the LOC129924231 gene encoding reticulocyte-binding protein homolog 2a-like isoform X2 — translation METRLTVRSQFISDGRAMGYEGERLEKYVKERKAEYDRDKEVAKAEEEARKKEAKAEEEARKKEEEERFERDEKAKREEHERWKERDAKESIKRKEELELARLKEKSAPEAGGAAGQTGDVRYKNVLDRLDKSFQGMKDDDDLLAYLTHFEAVAARCKIERKEWSLLLSYKLTTALRNFMLRDSLFLSENYEEVKTALLRHADINAETCRKRFHRVRPSQNDFRRYVTELKTALDNWCKMAEVGKTVEELKDLLIKDRILESVSSRVYRQLVLNKHRTVENMLEVIEGFKVAGSDEPICKEESVYVAAACCEPVGKRKVIVCFSCGEKGHNSTECRKGVSPSNEIDVEDVNSNDIISDQDQRSRHR, via the exons ATGGAAACCAGGTTAACGGTAAGGTCACAGTTTATTAGTGATGGCCGTGCTATGGGGTACGAAGGGGAAAGGCTAGAGAAATATGTGAAGGAACGGAAAGCTGAATATGATAGAGATAAGGAAGTCGCGAAGGCAGAGGAAGAGGCTAG aaagaaagaggcgaaggcagaagaagaggctaggaagaaagaggaagaagagaGATTTGAACGTGATGAGAAGGCCAAACGCGAGGAGCACGAAAGATGGAAGGAAAGAGATGCCAAGGAGTCAATCAAGAGGAAAGAGGAGTTAGAACTGGCTAGGCTTAAAGAAAAGTCTGCGCCAGAGGCAGGCGGGGCGGCAGGACAGACAGGGGATGTGCGATACAAGAATGTCTTAGACAGGCTTGACAAGAGTTTCCAGGGAATGAAAGATGACGACGACCTCCTAGCTTACCTAACACACTTTGAGGCCGTTGCAGCAAGGtgcaaaatagagagaaaagagtggTCTTTGCTGTTGTCATATAAACTGACCACCGCACTCAGAAACTTCATGCTAAGGGACAGTCTGTTCCTTAGCGAGAATTATGAAGAAGTCAAGACTGCACTTCTTCGCCATGCAGATATCAACGCGGAAACCTGCCGCAAAAGATTCCATCGCGTGAGACCTAGTCAAAATGACTTTAGGAGATATGTAACAGAATTGAAAACGGCCTTAGACAATTGGTGCAAGATGGCCGAAGTCGGTAAAACAGTGGAGGAGTTAAAAGATCTGTTGATCAAAGATAGGATCTTAGAAAGCGTATCGAGTCGTGTATACAGGCAACTGGTTTTGAACAAGCACAGAACAGTAGAGAACATGCTGGAAGTTATAGAAGGCTTTAAGGTTGCTGGGTCAGATGAGCCGATTTGTAAGGAAGAGAGTGTATATGTGGCGGCAGCATGTTGTGAACCTGTGGGTAAAAGGAAGGTAATTGTGTGTTTCAGTTGTGGTGAAAAGGGGCATAATTCAACCGAGTGCCGTAAAGGTGTTTCCCCGTCTAACGAGATTGATGTTGAAGATGTGAACTCTAATGATATTATCAGCGATCAAGATCAAAGGTCAAGACATAGATGA
- the LOC106063281 gene encoding pancreas transcription factor 1 subunit alpha-like encodes MDGYSCGLGEGFLEFCAHGYFMEPSYDCVSNPQMYSEFSHFHPDSYLDSPESDQENCGGFFDSRLDHLVEGPPKKNQQRKAANMRERRRMKSINDAFEHLRRRIPSNVNADRRLSKVDTLRLAIKYISYLSELVKTCGDMKEHSRQRRAQEKIILKCHVTDSEDYDFESGQTVIGHSLSWFHKHGDPSNKATLTAKIWMPCIPTDSDLINLNSTSNHCIDTI; translated from the exons ATGGATGGATACTCTTGTGGTCTTGGCGAAGGTTTCTTGGAGTTCTGTGCTCATGGCTATTTCATGGAACCATCATACGATTGTGTCAGCAATCCTCAAATGTATTCGGAGTTTTCACACTTTCATCCAGACTCGTACTTGGACTCGCCTGAGTCAGACCAGGAGAACTGCGGCGGGTTCTTCGATTCCAGGCTTGACCACCTGGTGGAGGGTCCGCCCAAGAAGAACCAGCAGCGGAAGGCGGCGAACatgagagagaggaggagaatGAAATCCATCAACGATGCTTTTGAACATTTGCGGAGGCGCATCCCTTCGAATGTCAACGCAGACAGGCGACTCTCTAAG GTCGACACGCTGCGCCTGGCTATCAAGtatatttcatatttatcaGAACTCGTCAAGACCTGCGGGGACATGAAGGAACATTCCAGACAGAGAAGAGCGCaggagaaaattattttaaagtgtCACGTGACAG ATTCGGAGGATTATGATTTTGAAAGTGGTCAAACCGTCATTGGTCATTCACTGTCCTGGTTTCACAAGCATGGTGACCCGTCCAACAAGGCCACACTAACTGCCAAAATTTGGATGCCTTGTATTCCGACGGATTCAGATCTCATCAATCTCAACTCAACGTCCAACCATTGTATTGATACCATATGA